The Gossypium hirsutum isolate 1008001.06 chromosome D02, Gossypium_hirsutum_v2.1, whole genome shotgun sequence region ACAACCATATTGTcgtccactttatcaagaaacccattttcttatgacaagctctctatttagcaactgaacgtgaatcaacacctctttttttatgatgaaatgaaatgccatgtcatgcaatcaaaataaaacacaaaaggtcagtaacatagaaaataatcaagaaatagtaaaacaTCTATTCGAATATCTACCAGGGTTTAGTGCGGTTCTACCTAAGGTAAGCtcctaaggctcattatatgcggtttggttctaaagtaaaggtacccgaaccaacagattcttcaatcctcacccattataggctcatatggatcgagttcggttcaggggaatacatttccctatggctgtacggagatgaaaatctcacgaagacataggtacggatgtatcccggaagcaatccactaccctacacggaggtaaaaacctcacgaaggcatagcttctcactcccacttaaaagggtaaaattgttcaactcatgaaatgcataatgcaaacaatatttaaagaagaagataatgaatgcaaaaggatgttatgagttttttttttaaatattttctcgaccataagacaaaaattaatcaactttgtggctcgactctcttattttaaaaaagtccccagcagagtcgccaagctgtcgaaaccttcttttgaaaaacaaaaactttAAGTTGTCgacttcaaaaaaaattaaaattaggagtcgccaccaatcttttattgaggtgtaattggatcacctaaaaaacggctttggtctacgagtttttttaaaaaaacgagtccgggagtcagttacgtacaaggaaggattagcacccttgtaacgcccaaaattggtacctaattaattaattagtgtcttaaggtcgaaaaaatataatctttaaaacacttaaaacgttacgtattaagacacTTCTCAATTCAGAGAagcaaaaatgccacacccaatgcgttagggcacaacattctaatttcctccaaaatgaattaggtcagaatactcgtataatgaaaaaaattaaaagaatatccatttatccaaggtttaagaaatcgcggcccaatacgttagggcacaattcctttagaatcccaaactcggaatatttcctttattgtttttagaaaaaaaatttcatttcgagaaatcaatgcgtcacatccaatatgttaagacacaacgtgttgaattcccaataatgaattcttattttttgattaaagagaaatgctcgattgttagacttaacgaagaaaatcggaacccaatacgttagggctcaatttccttgaaaatcctaattCAAGCAttctctcaattttgaaaagtttgaaatcgagtaaagaatgatgtgatgctatattaaatatacaatacaataataaatattacaatggcctagaaataatatgaataaatgaataaataaaatcagtatacataataaaaataatcacatacaaaatatcaaataaatcataaaaaacaattctttttaacatataaacgaaacatgaattaataatcgaatgaagaaaataaacaaaatataaagaataaaaggcacataatatatacattgaaattaaaagccatacacataatttacatatgtaACTTGGATTACAATTTATAAAAGTAGAATATATAAtgcatttgtgaaaataaaatataaattataaagtaagtgttaaaaaatacatatatttgagcatttaaaaaaaataaatatattcatatatatatacgagTATATAAAAAACtggttaaaaaatattaatatgtatacatacatatatatacaaagataaatataacaaatatagattataaaaaataattatatataaataaaataaaataaaaataattacctcatattaaaaaaataaatatgcgaaaaattttagttttttaaaaaaaatataaatacgcACATAGAaacaagtatacatatatatagctaaaataataataattacatatgaaaataataataataattacattaacaaaattaactaattttaagaaaaatataaaaaggattaaattgaactacAAGTAAACAAATCTGGGGtaaatctgcaaataaataaaatctggaggactaaattgaacgagCGAATTACATaaaggggctggaagggaaattttcccttctactctaaaacggtgtcgttcaaaaggattaaattggaatttaaaataaataaaagggtaaattaaaaaaataaagaaaacttaattacaaaaacattaaaaggcggaggggctaaataaaataaataaataaaattcgcagtggtatcaccttctcccttttttaaaatcgtaaataagtaaaaaataatcgaaagaaaaaaatagtaaaccacctttaaaaaactgccaatcgttctttttttattcctcctcctcttttctctttttttttttttacaatgaagggagaggcctctatttatagttgagcctccccaaatccaacggtacagatcaattacatcaacggctgagattaaagggtatctacaaattaaatctctaagattacaaaatcatatgttctaagattacatatcatatctaagattgcatatcatatctaagattgcatatcctcaaaaattatgttttcatatgtgagcccgggctaaaattgggtagtacaatgtatatatatataaattatagacgtatatatatattataaaaatgtatgatggatatagatatatatatgtaagtataacaaaacgtatgtatgtatatataaattataaagtatacgAAGTATAgaagtatgtatatgtatatagatccaagatatgtatgtacataattaaatctaaaattacagagttataaataataataagcatgataatggtaataacaatattaaaaacaataataataaaaataatgataacattattgaaattaattaatttaatagcaaAAATATAACCAAAAGGGACTATTTTAAACTTGAAAACAGAACTTTAGGGGTCTAAATTgcaaataaattataaagaagtGGCTAGGGACTGAAATAGAACGCGTTGAAGGCACGAGGGACCAATCGAGCAATATCCCCAACCTCAATGCTCAGCGTTTCAGAGCGGACTGAAACGAAATGCGCGAAAAATTACGTGgctaaatttaagaaaataagagGGACCACATTGCACAACAGCACAAAGCAGAGGGGCCTTGCGCGCAAATAGCCCATTCACcgcagaaacacgcggatcctgagggCCAACGCGTCGGGTTACGGGTCAAACACGAGATGGCTTCGTGTTGGGCCATGATGGCAAAAGCACGAAACAGCGTCGTGTTATTCTtggtataaatataaaaaacatagaaaaaaaaattaaacccatccagtttaaaaaaaacagaaaaagctCTTAGCCTTTCTCTCTCGATCCTCCGTCTGGCCTAGGGTTTTGGCCATAGCCGCCGCCATGGCGCGTGGCCAATGGCCGGCGTTGCGCAATGGGCGACTTTTAGCCCCCATTTCAAGTCCCTTTGAGGGCCGGACTTCATTGACTTGAGAGTTGAGAGAAAAGCCCCCCTAAACCCACCTTTTTTTAAGGCTGGTTTCAACGACGGGGAGACCTCCGACGACACGGCCAGGGGGTATTTCAGTatgttttcttccctttttttattttttattgaaaacggttcaaaaaaataaaaataaaaataaaaataaaaataaaaataaaataaaataagataaaaaacgcagataataataagaaaaaatgaaCAAGAACACGAAGTAAAAAAAATCTGAATCAACCTTTTTTTAAAGTGTTTGCTCTGTTTTTTTCATTAATCGGTTGtcaagagaaaaaaaatacaGAAATGGTGCTCGGCTTTTTATAGTcgatttgtttctattttttctttctattttgctGCTTGCGTGTTTTCTTGTCTTGCAGGTGTCAGAGGAGCTGGTGGACGAAACAGTGGCGATGGTAGAGGGTAGGTTATGGCGGTGGTGCGGGAGTCAGAAGGTAGGTGGTGCGGCGCAATAGGGGCTAGGGTTACTGTTTCTGCTTTGTATTTGGGGTCATTTGGGCCATTAGGGTTTAGTTTTAGTTAGGCTTAAATTTTGGGTCTAGGTTTGGGTTGGTTTAGGTGTTTGGGTTTTGTTTGCCTGGGCCCGGGTGAAATTGGGCTACAACAGCTGTCCCTTTTttctcgttgtcgtgtaacgagaacagagcaaagaccaagaaagaccaattttgcccgatcTCACCGAATCTTAACTTCTTTGAGTGCTTCTCTTCTCCAAGTAGCTTTATTCTAGTCCACGGAGTCGTGTTACTTTGATCCACTTCACTGCATttcttgtagcttcaatcttcttcgcaACAACTCCAGGAGGACGAAGTTttggttttagtctgctccactgcgacCTCAGGGAGATAAAGTTTGATATGATAAGCTCTACTGCAACTCTAGAgagacaagatctgttatttagctttaatttgttccactgcaacttcagggaaataagatttgtacccggtcttcaatttgctccactgcaacttcagggagatacaATTTGTAGCCggtcttcaatttgctccactgcaacttcagggagataaaacttATGGCCCCAATAAAGTCTGATGCGATCcgttctactgcaactttagagagataagattcatCATTTTGACCCACTCCACTATAACTTTAGAGAGATAGGACTCATATCTTCAACTTGCCCCACttcaacttcagggggataaggttAGTGACTTTGCTGACCCGTTCTCTAGGGAACATAACCTGCAGAATCCATTTTATGGACCTATTCACGCCTAAATGATTAGGATGAAtgattaaaatgaatcaaatgctcctaactagatgcacatgaatgatgtttgcatgaatgcagaacgTCATCAGAATGATCCCTTTTCCTAATACTAGGGTTgtcattgctcgttgttcatcaaggttctatcattgATGTATTACCACCTTCTTGTTCAATTGGtatcttcaaaaaaatcaaagaaataatcacaatttagactattcttcttcaaatgtttccaacccttaggtttggttagttcttaACAATAGTCCCTattcaggtcctcgtattatttagaagcttttagagtaatatgcagaactccttcaaTAAAAGTAtcattagtccattaatcgttatttcaatgaagaaagaagaaagaaaaagattatcacaatggacaagatgaaattttgtCGAGAATAAAGTTtagaatgaataaattaattaagatagcaaattttgctggaATACAAAATGAGGGTAATTTAAACAAGATGATGTATttcatcaaaatacaaaaatgggaataagtgccccagatatcgcagtatgagcttctctgtacaaactttttaaagaccattctgagtttgatatgtgtttaggagatctgcaGTATTCTGTCGACGCCTCAAGATGTCGCCTACCATTTCATGTTGATTTAGGTAtgacaagatcaccacatgccccaatctgatcaaaatttgagctgctttGATCACCTTATGCCCCattttgatccaaaatttgaactgcccattcctgggttttcaattcaaagcctctttggtctcaaggtgccttttgcgggttttcaccttggcctctcctcttttttcttttttttaggtaaagtacttcttgactgaatccAAATTCACAGGATTAGGTAAGTTCTTACCATCCATCTCAGTCAAAATCAgtgctcctccagaaaaggctttctttaccacataaggtccttcccaatttggcatccactttcctctaaagtctttttgtatggggaggattttcttcagtaccaagtctcCTTTGTAGAATTCCCTGGGACGAACccttttgttgtaagctcgcatcattctcttttggtacatttgaccatgacgtaTAGCTCGtaacctcttttcttcaatcaaatttagtTGGCCATATCGGGATTGAATCCACTCCGCTTCATCTAGTTTCAGTTCTGATAAAACTCAGAGGGAAGGAATCTCTACTTCACTGGGCAAAACTGCCTTCATTCCATACACTAATGAGAAAGGTGTTGCCTCGGTAGAGGTTCTGATAGACGTTCGATAGGAAAAAAGGGCAAAAggtaacttctcgtgccaatccttataagtctcagtcatcttccctacgatcttcttgatgttcttattggccGCTTCTACCgcgccattcatttttgggcaatATGGCGATGAGTTATGGTGTTTGATCTTAAACTGATTACAGACCGCAGCTATTGTGCTGTTGTTCAGGTTCAATGCATTATCGGATATAATCTTTTCTGCCATCCCATACCGACATATGACCTCCCTTTTTAGGAATCTGCTGACAGCTGACTTGGTAACGTTGGCGTAaaaagtagcctctacccacttagtaaagtagtcaataatGACAAATCTGGACCGAttcccatttgaagcttttggcgagatcggcccaatgacatccatgccccacatagagaaatgTCATGGAGAAGTCACAACATGGAGAGGTGAAAGAGGTACGtcaatcttgtctccataaatttgacacttatggcattttttggcatatttgatgcaatccccttccatggtggaccaataatacctGAATCTCATTATTTTCCTAGCCATTGTGaagccattagcatgtgttccacAAACTCCTTCATGTACTTCTTCCAACATTTACTAGGCCTCCACAACGTCCACACATCTTagcagcacctgatcttttcctcttctaTATAAGATCTCTCCATTTAAGACATAGTCGTTGGCCAACCTTCTCAatgttcttttttcattttcagttGCTTGGCCGGGATACTCGCGATTCTTTACATATCGCAGTATGTCATGATACCAGGGGTAACCATCCTTCTCTTCTTCATCATTAATGTTGTAACAATGGGCTGGAACCTCATAAATGCTCatctggataggcttcacatcctcttgtTTATTCACATTGATCATAGAGGCTAATGTAGCCAAtgcgtcggccatctgattttcatcccgtgggagataacaaaaggtAACGTCGTCAAACTCCTTAATTAAATTAAGGACCAGCTTTCGATAATTAATCAACTTGAAGTCTCTTAtctcccattcgcctttgagttgataaattaccaatgcggaatccccatatacctctcaCACTTTGATCTTGCGTTCAATAGCTGGACGAATTCCCAtaatgcatgcttcatattccgtcatgttatttgtgcaatcaaaatatAATTTGCTAGTGAATGGGTAATGATCACCATCGGGAGATatcaagactgccccaatcccattgCCTACAGCATTTAAGGCTCCATCAAAATTCAACTTCCAAGGACTGTCATCTTGAAAGTCTTTTTCTACAGTTGCGACATACATCAAATCCTCATTCGAGAAATCAAAGTTTAGTGGCTCGTAATCTTCTAGTGCTCTACTAGCCAGAAAGTCCGCTATTGTACTCCCTTTTACTGCTTTCTAGTTCACATGGACTATATCAAATTCAGACAACAGAATTTGCCATcgagccattcttccattcagagcagtcgactccatcatTTATTTTAGAGGGTCTATTTTAGAGATTAACCAggttgtatggtacaacatgtattgcctcaGTCTCTGAGTTGTCCAGATCAAGGCACAACATAgcttctcaattggcgaatatctcgtctTGCATTCAgtaaacttcttactgagatagtaaatTGATCTTTCTTTTCAtgctgactcatcatgttggtcaagcacgcatcccatgaaatttttaaatactgccaaatacagtattAGTGGTTTTTCTGGGCAAGGTGGCATTAGCACTggggcattggacaagtaatgtttgactttttcaaaagttttctgACACTCCTCATCCCATATACCAGGATTGTGTTTCTTAAAGAGatgaaatatggggtcacatttctcagttaattgtgaaatgaatcgaatGATGTAGTTTAGTCTCCCTagaaaacctcgaacttctttttgagtacacGACGGAGGTAGTTCttgtattgcctttactttgtctggatCAATCTCAATTCCTCTCTCACTGACCATGAACCCCAGCAGTTTTCCTGATCTGGCCCCGAATGTGCATTTCACTAGATTTAGCTTTAGCTAGAATTTTCTTAACCTTATGAACAATCATGTCATCGACATagacttctatctctttatgcaccATGTCATGGAGCAGGTTACCATGGCCCTCTGATACGTTGCCCCTGCATTTTTTAGTCTAAACGGTATCACTTTGTAGCAAAATTTTCCCTATATCGTTACGAATATGGTCttctccatgtcttcaggatgcatcctaatttggttgtacccggagaaaccatccataaaagagaacagtgagtaaccAGTCGTATTGTCCACTAAGGTATCAATATGGGGCAATGGGAAATTATTTTTGGGACTGGCTTTGTTTAGATAtttgtagtccacacacattcgcactttACCAtttttcttaggaacagggactatgtCGGTTACCCATTCTGAATACTTgaccacttgtaagaaaccagcatcaaactgcttcttttattttcaacaagacATCAGGTCTCATCCTTCGGTGCACCACTATATCAGTGTTTAACCTAGGCATGTCTTGATAGGACTatgcaaagacatctttgaattcttggagtaactcaatgagatCTCGTTTCATCTCTGCATCAATGCAAGCTCCAATTTTCACTTCTTTTCCCTCCCCTAAACTCACAACTTCCACCGACTCTTTATAAGGAATGatctgttttttttattgttctaccattcttaatAAATTAGGAGATAAGTTACAACCTtgatcatcttcaaaatcctgaaaATCTTCTATACATATGTCTTGTTCAAAAGGGGACTCTGGGTTAGtagcagtgtcgctcatatcattaaTATCTGGGGACCTGTTATTGAGGTGAAAATGatattcaaagaaaaaaaatctaagaataaTCATATGCACAGTATGTTTATGAATggaatggaaagaataaaagaatatttgctcaaaatgagACTGAATGatatatttcattgaaataaGATTTTAGACAtatgccttttacaaaagattttGTTGCTCCCAGGCTTAGAGCAACAAGtatgttctgaatattactctgaatcgAATTTAAAAGTTACAGGGAtttcctcggcagtccaattatttagaacgATTCctggctcataagggcagatgcTTGATGAATTTCCTTCTCCCAGCTCATCTTCGTATACAGCATTGATGCTTAGATTCCTCAACATTTCTTCTGTCATTCCCTTCTTCGACGCCCTCCGCTCAGAATAAATGGTTCCCCATGATATAAAAGTTTTGGATATGTGAGGGAATACCATGGGCTCTCATTTAATCTCTTCTCCATCAAAACGCGCTTTTCTCAATTCCCGCTTTTTCTCCAACTCTTTCCTCTTTTCCTTTGCATCTGGCTTATATCCTAAGCCAAAGCGGTCTCGTTTGTCCGTTAATCTGGGTATCTCCACCGTCCCCTGAAGGTATTTCCCGAGTCCTTTTCCAGGTAAAGCCCATTTTCCAGCCATCATTTATAAGCCCATCCTTGTTGTTTTGGATATTCCGGGTGTGGGGATCTTATTCCCTTCAACAATGAAGGTTGCGTTTACAAATTCCAAAGATCGGAATGAACATTTAATCGCTTCTTCTTCTGTCCCTATATAAGGTGCGTTACTAGTTACAGCCGCAATGATGTCCTCCTCTGCATTGATTGTCACTAGCCGACCTTATGTTACCAACTTCAACTTTTGGTGAAGCGATGAAAGTACTGCTCCTGCCGAATGAATCCAAGGCCTTCCTAGCAAACAATTGtaagaaggcttgatgtccattACCAGGAAATCTACCTCGTATGTGCTTGGGCCAATTAAGAGGGGTATTTCAATCCTTCCCATTACTCTTCTTTCAGTACCATCGAACGCCCTCACTACGTTCTGGCACGTTTTCATATGCGAGTTGTCCACGGGCAACCTATTTAGGGTGGATAATGGTAAGACATTTAGGgctgatccattatcaattaATACCCCTGGCAAAGTATACTCCTTGCAGCGGGTTGTGATGTGTAGAGCTTTGGTCAATCCCCTACCTCTCGGTGGTATTTTATCGTCATTAAAGAAAATGAAGTTATCAGCACTTATGTTACCAACCAGACGGTCTAACTTGTTCACAGAGATGTCATTAGCGACGTAAGTTTCATTTAATACTTTCATTAACGCGTTACGATGTGCCTCCGAGCTTAAAAGTAACGCTAGTATCGAGATATGAGCTGGTTATTTATGTAACTGCTCTACGATGCTGTATTCGCtatgttttaagaattttaaaaactccCTAGCTTCAATCTCTATTACTGGCTCGCTGACAGGTGATTCCAGTCGGACTGCCTTTTCCTTCTTCTGTTCGACcaccaaggcttttccttttacagGCTCCGTTTTTGAAATTGCTGGATCATAACGCTTTTCACTTCGTATGTAGAAGCCATCATTATTGCTCTCTTCTAAAGCATTTATCGGGTTTCCCTCTCCCAGAATTTTCACGTTACAGTCATAATTCCAAGGAACCCTTTTGTTATCTCTATAGGAAAAGGGTATCagtttttggattatgactttCGGTGGTATCTATATCCATGCTTTATTGCTCATTGGCCATGAAATAATCACTACTGGGTGATTGGCCTTCTGAAATCTTTCAACGGGTCCCTCTTTTGAGGCACAGACCTCTCCTTCTTCAAATCCATTGAATTCTTCATAAAACTCTATCTCTTTAttgttcatcagattttgcaccatgGTCCTAAACTCTGCACATTCCTGGATATTATGACCCTTTTTGGCATGAAACTCACAATATGTTCCTGCCCTTTCAGGCTTTTCGTCTGAATCTCATATGATTAGACCCCTATATACTATCTGTTCCCAAACACAATTCATTGTGGTTCTTACCTCCATCACATCTGTCTTAATTCTCTTACTTCCACCCTTGGCTATCATATTTATCCCTTTATCCGTGTGATCGGGCAACAGATTTCCTGCTACGTTTGGTCCAAGGGGTCATCCAACTTTACAATACCCattttgatgagtctttcaaccaccTTCTTGAACGCAGTACAATTCTCAGTCGAATGCCCCATTATCCCTGCATGATATTCGCATCAAGCGTTTGTGTCATACCACTTAAGGAACGGGGGTTGCATAGGTTTTAGATAAAAAGGAGCTACCACGTGTGCATTAAATAGATTTTGATACAACTCTCAATAAGTTATCGGAATAGGTGTAAACTGGGGTCTTTCTGGCCTCGAATTGGTTTCCTACCTCGAAGGACCCTAATAACTGGCAGCTACCGTCTTTGGCGAACCAACAGTGATTGGTTTTGAATATCCCTTGTTGTATGTACTCACATTATTTATATCGCCTTCTTTCTTCCTTGAGGCCGATCTCTTAAAGTTTTCCCCCGCATCTATTTTACCATTTCTTAtcgcattttcaatcatttcaccggtcatcactatatctgagaagctcttagtggcgcttcccaacatatgggTAATGAACGGGGCCTTTAAATTATTGATGAAAAGCATTGTGGTTTCTTTTTCCAGAAGAGGCGGCTGGACTTgagttgccacttctctccatctctGGGCATACTGCCTGAAGATTTCATTctgtttcttctccatgttttgtaacgtgaTCCTATCGGGTGTCATGTCTGCTACATGGCTATATTGTCTCATGAAGGCTTGTGCCAAATCTTTCCATGAGCAAATTTGGGTACGACCCAGCTGGTTGTATCATTTAGTCGCAgctccgatcaaactgtcctggaaacAGTGAATTAACAGTTGATCATTGTCGATATATCCTGTTATCCTCCGACAGAATATAGTGATATGGGCTTCAAGACAGCTAGTCtcattatatttctcaaattcggGCATTTTAAACTTAGGCGGGAGAACTAAGTCAGGGACCAAACTTAGGTCTTTGGCATCGATCTTCCAATGGTAATCGACATTTTCCATTGCTCTAAATTTTTCTTCTAGCCACCTGCAGCTATCTTCAAGTTGCTTTGGTAAATCTACTTTTGCCTTTTCTACTTCCGCTACATCGTCCAGATCAGGAACAACAGGGTTGGTCGGATCATCTTccggattagaacccgagcctgtTTGAAAATTCATAGGTACTGCGGCACCAGCTTGGTATTGAGGCCTAATAGTGACAGGTACTCTCTGTGGGCACATCTCTGGTTGTGCCTGGGTACTCATCGGAGTGAAACCTGAAGG contains the following coding sequences:
- the LOC107907877 gene encoding uncharacterized protein; amino-acid sequence: MADALATLASMINVNKQEDVKPIQMSIYEVPAHCYNINDEEEKDGYPWYHDILRYVKNREYPGQATENEKRTLRRLANDYVLNGEILYRRGKDQVLLRCVDVVEA